Below is a genomic region from Sorghum bicolor cultivar BTx623 chromosome 9, Sorghum_bicolor_NCBIv3, whole genome shotgun sequence.
GTCGATCCTCGCTGCCGTCATGTCCTTCACCTACTCCACCATCGGCCTGGGCCTGGGCATCGTCCAGGTGGTGGCCAACAAGGGCGTCCAGGGCAGCCTGACGGGGATCAGCGTCGGCGCGGTCACCCCGCTCGACAAGGTGTGGCGGAGCCTGCAGGCGTTCGGCGACATCGCCTTCGCCTACTCCTACTCGCTCATCCTCATCGAGATCCAGGACACGAtccgggcgccgccgccgtccgagTCCAAGGTCATGCGGCGCGCCACCATCGTCAGCGTCGCCGTCACCACGCTCTTCTACATGCTGTGCGGGTGCATGGGCTACGCCGCCTTCGGCGACAACGCGCCGGGGAACCTCCTCACGGGCTTCGGATTCTACGAGCCCTTCTGGCTCCTCGACGTCGCCAACGCCGCCATCGTCGTCCACCTCGTCGGCGCCTACCAGGTCTACTGCCAGCCGCTGTTCGCCTTCGTCGAGAAGTGGGCGCAGCAGAGGTGGCCCAAGTCGAGCTACATCACCGGCGAGGTCGACGTCCCGCTCTCCCTCGCCGGGGCCGCCGGCCGGTGCTACAAGCTCAACCTGTTCAGGCTCACGTGGCGGACGGCGTTCGTGGTGGCCACGACGGTGGTGTCCATGCTGCTGCCATTCTTCAACGACGTGGTTGGGCTCCTGGGCGCGCTGGGATTCTGGCCGCTCACCGTCTACTTCCCCGTGGAGATGTACATCGTGCAGAAGAAGGTGCCCAGGTGGAGCACGCTGTGGGTGTGCCTGCAGCTGCTCAGCCTCGGCTGCCTCATCATCACCGTCGCCTCCGCCGCGGGCTCCGTCGCCGGAATCATCTCTGACCTCAAAGTGTACAAACCCTTCGTCACCACCTACTGAAGTGTACTGATGACTGATCGATCGTCGTTCGGTGCAGACAAAACACATACTGAAGTATGCATGCACAGATGACTAATTAATTGGCGCCTAGTATGTGCAGTCTTTAATTAAACTAGGCATTAATTAATTATACTATCACACGGtaagaaaaggaaaagaaaaagatgatTATTGGTACGGTGTTCTAGTGATGCGTAGCTTGCATCGCTGATTTACCGTGTCCTTTGCTAATTCCCATTGTTTGTGATGATCTGGTTAACTGAAAAGGCTACTGAATCAAGAGAAATcaaatagtagtagtagtagtagtgtgtGTTGCCAAGTCAAATGCAAAGTTGTCGGTACAAAGCTCATGTAAAATTTCTGTGCAAGAATTGTGTTCATAAGGAAAAACACGTGCTTGTTCCTATATGAGACTCTACAACAATTTCTTACATGGCATGGTTACAGAATTTCAGACTTTGAGCTATTTTCTTCATGATATTTATGAGATGTTTTGGACTGCTTCGCTTTatattttttagccaaacggttttaACTCAATGCACTCTGTTCAAGGAAAAAAAGATAACGAGGTGCTCCACAAACTTTAATTTTTTTGTGAAGCTGTTCTacggtggagtttgtggagtattGCCAAACATCCTCTCAAGGGCAAAATTTCAGAATCCATCATTTTTATGCAAGAGCTTGAATAGAGAGATATTTTTGTTTGCGTGTGTATAGAAGAAAGATATTGCACATTTACTTGATACTTAAAATAGACATATATAAACTGTTGAATGGTTTATTATTTTAATAATATACAAGCGGCTTAGGGCATGTTGGGTTGCTGCCCTGCCAGACATACCCGACAACAAattctaggtcttgtttagttctaaaaaattttaagaaatcgatactgtagcactttcgtttgtatttgataaatattgtccgattatagactaactaaacttaaaagattcgtctcgtcaattctgaccaaactgtgcaattaatttttattttttgtctaaatcatacatatgtctaaaaattcgatgtgacgaagaatctgagaaattttgcaaaatttttttggaactaaacaaggccctaataaaCAGGTACTGAAAATCAATGTTTTTGGACGCTGCTTATTACTATTAGCTAGACAAACTTGCCTTAGGGAGCAACCTGCATCATGGTCTTTCAGGTATTGCCTGACGTGACGAGACATGAAACAGTTGATCAAGGTCCTAAGcgcagccttgtttagttccaaattttttttagtaaaatgagcatcgtagcatttttatttgtatttgacaaatattgtctaatcataaactaactggattcaaaaaatttatctcgcaaattatagacaaactatttaattattagttattgtttttatctatatttaatgctctatgtatgtgccaTAAAATTTTATGTGgtgaaaaatctgaaaaattttataaaatattttgggaactaaacaatccTAAAAGTGGACGTGTGGAAACGCGTGGCCTAGACAACTTTGCCGTACCTCCTTACCAACAGGCCGAATATTTGAAACGTTGATGGTTCTCCCAAGTCCCAACTAGCAAAAGGGGAGGAGCATCGTCTGTACACTGTACACTAGACGCCAGAGCAACACTACACGACGGATTTATgcaaaaagatgttttgattctTTAATAATTTTCAAATcgttttataatttgggatggagccaTGGAGGGAGTCTCTCACTCCCCGGTAGCCAGCCGGTAGGTACACAGCATGAGCAACGTGATGATGCAGACGCTGATGTGCGTGATCACTGATCAGAAATGACCAAAAGCTGCGCTCCTCTGTTACACCGGCAACTGGCTCGCGGTCCCCCGGGCTCCCGGCGAGCAAGAGCCGGACGGAACACGGACAGCGCAATGGCGGGACGACGGAGAGGCACCGGTACCGGTACGTTCCGCGGCGGCGTTGCAGCCACACGCCCGCCCTCGCGCAGAGCCGCGGAGGAGGCGACGAGAGAAGCccccgatgacgacgacgacgacgacgacggaggCACTGGAACGTTTTCGCCTTTCGCGGCAGTGGCATACATCTCGTTTTCTTCTTTCCCTGGTAGTAGTGCATGTTCCACTTCCGC
It encodes:
- the LOC8058470 gene encoding amino acid permease 3 isoform X1 — its product is MAQHSNISTLEVVAARFLSSSYQKLFLHCCKRIAGEGGDFCEEMGEHCYPATMEESSIELGHTAASKCYDDDGRLKRTGTMWTASAHIITAVIGSGVLSLAWAIAQLGWVAGPAVMLLFSFVTYYTSALLADCYRSGDPCTGKRNYTYMDAVNANLSGIKVQLCGFLQYANIVGVAIGYTIAASISMLAIKRANCFHVEGHGDPCNISSTPYMIIFGVAEIFFSQIPDFDQISWLSILAAVMSFTYSTIGLGLGIVQVVANKGVQGSLTGISVGAVTPLDKVWRSLQAFGDIAFAYSYSLILIEIQDTIRAPPPSESKVMRRATIVSVAVTTLFYMLCGCMGYAAFGDNAPGNLLTGFGFYEPFWLLDVANAAIVVHLVGAYQVYCQPLFAFVEKWAQQRWPKSSYITGEVDVPLSLAGAAGRCYKLNLFRLTWRTAFVVATTVVSMLLPFFNDVVGLLGALGFWPLTVYFPVEMYIVQKKVPRWSTLWVCLQLLSLGCLIITVASAAGSVAGIISDLKVYKPFVTTY
- the LOC8058470 gene encoding amino acid permease 3 isoform X2, encoding MGEHCYPATMEESSIELGHTAASKCYDDDGRLKRTGTMWTASAHIITAVIGSGVLSLAWAIAQLGWVAGPAVMLLFSFVTYYTSALLADCYRSGDPCTGKRNYTYMDAVNANLSGIKVQLCGFLQYANIVGVAIGYTIAASISMLAIKRANCFHVEGHGDPCNISSTPYMIIFGVAEIFFSQIPDFDQISWLSILAAVMSFTYSTIGLGLGIVQVVANKGVQGSLTGISVGAVTPLDKVWRSLQAFGDIAFAYSYSLILIEIQDTIRAPPPSESKVMRRATIVSVAVTTLFYMLCGCMGYAAFGDNAPGNLLTGFGFYEPFWLLDVANAAIVVHLVGAYQVYCQPLFAFVEKWAQQRWPKSSYITGEVDVPLSLAGAAGRCYKLNLFRLTWRTAFVVATTVVSMLLPFFNDVVGLLGALGFWPLTVYFPVEMYIVQKKVPRWSTLWVCLQLLSLGCLIITVASAAGSVAGIISDLKVYKPFVTTY